The Thermodesulfobacteriota bacterium genome has a segment encoding these proteins:
- the pyrH gene encoding UMP kinase: MKSIPYKRVLLKISGEVLTGENDFGIDPSTLHQIAREIQEVQSIGIEIAIVIGGGNIFRGVAASATGIDRVSADHMGMLATIINGIALQDALEKIGVQTRLQTAIEMRQLAEPFIRRRAIRHLEKGRVVIFAGGTGNPYFTTDTTASLRAMEIGADVILKATKVDGVYDTDPMKNQRARKFEELTYLEVLQKQLKVMDATAISLCMDHQIPIIVFNLKEQGNIRRVVLGEKVGTRVKG, encoded by the coding sequence CGTATAAAAGGGTCCTCTTGAAAATCAGCGGAGAGGTGTTAACCGGCGAGAACGATTTCGGCATCGACCCGTCGACCCTTCACCAGATCGCCCGGGAAATCCAAGAGGTCCAGTCCATCGGGATTGAAATCGCCATCGTCATCGGAGGTGGAAACATCTTCCGGGGGGTGGCGGCCAGCGCGACAGGTATTGATCGGGTCTCGGCGGACCATATGGGAATGCTCGCCACCATCATCAACGGAATCGCCCTCCAGGACGCCCTGGAAAAGATCGGGGTCCAGACCCGTCTTCAGACCGCGATCGAAATGAGGCAACTGGCCGAGCCCTTCATCCGACGTCGGGCCATCCGCCACCTCGAGAAAGGACGGGTCGTCATCTTTGCGGGAGGGACGGGCAATCCCTACTTTACCACGGATACCACGGCCTCGCTCCGGGCGATGGAGATCGGGGCCGATGTGATTCTCAAGGCAACGAAGGTCGACGGAGTTTACGACACCGATCCGATGAAGAACCAAAGGGCCAGAAAATTTGAGGAACTCACCTATCTCGAGGTCCTCCAAAAACAGTTGAAGGTGATGGACGCCACCGCCATCTCCCTCTGCATGGATCACCAGATCCCCATCATCGTCTTCAACCTCAAGGAGCAGGGCAACATCCGGCGGGTCGTCCTGGGAGAGAAGGTGGGGACCAGAGTCAAGGGTTAA
- the frr gene encoding ribosome recycling factor, translating into MEEKIYADATGKMEKTIAALKSDLNKVRTGRASLALLDDIRVDYYGTSTPLHQMATLSVPEPRLITIQPWDASMIGEIEKAILKSELGLTPVNDGKIIRINIPRLTEERRKELVKVVKKMGEGAKVALRNIRREANDQLKTLEKNKKISQDQLRHWMDKVQEATDKSIEKVDHALSAKEKEILEV; encoded by the coding sequence ATGGAAGAGAAGATCTACGCCGACGCCACAGGGAAGATGGAAAAGACGATCGCTGCCCTCAAAAGCGACTTGAATAAGGTTCGAACCGGAAGGGCCTCCTTGGCCCTGCTGGATGACATCCGAGTCGACTATTATGGCACCTCGACGCCCCTCCACCAAATGGCCACCCTCTCCGTTCCCGAACCCAGGCTCATCACCATTCAACCCTGGGATGCGTCCATGATCGGGGAAATCGAAAAGGCCATTCTCAAATCGGAGCTTGGATTGACCCCGGTCAACGATGGCAAAATCATCCGGATCAACATCCCCCGGTTGACCGAAGAACGTCGGAAGGAACTGGTCAAGGTGGTCAAGAAAATGGGTGAGGGAGCGAAGGTCGCTCTCCGGAACATCCGCAGGGAGGCCAATGACCAGCTGAAAACCCTCGAAAAAAACAAGAAAATCTCTCAAGACCAGCTGCGCCATTGGATGGACAAGGTCCAAGAGGCGACGGATAAATCGATTGAAAAGGTCGATCATGCCCTTTCGGCCAAAGAAAAGGAGATCCTCGAAGTTTGA
- a CDS encoding 4Fe-4S binding protein: protein MAYVITEECVACGTCMDECPADAIEEGEPYVINEEKCTECGSCVEACPVEAIVEK, encoded by the coding sequence GTGGCATATGTGATCACCGAAGAGTGCGTGGCCTGTGGGACTTGCATGGATGAATGTCCGGCGGATGCCATTGAAGAGGGCGAGCCCTACGTGATCAATGAAGAGAAATGCACAGAATGCGGGAGCTGTGTCGAGGCCTGCCCTGTGGAAGCCATCGTAGAAAAATAG